Proteins encoded in a region of the Limnothrix sp. FACHB-406 genome:
- a CDS encoding P-loop NTPase fold protein: MSEASSASLARSEAFQKAFQNLQLQPLVADQDWKNFGVSYNDRCLAELEQLVEDSTESDNQFIFAGHRGCGKSTVLAEFAKMLRDRYFTVFFSIADLIESYSINHINILFTMAVQLMAKAEAEKIAISPSKINAFRNWFKTRTHIEEASVSGEAEVGFDLFGLLKTKLKTDAKMREEIKTEFSKDLRDLIDTINNIATEIRLASGQPILAIIDDLDKLELTQIDEIFYRNLKSLLEPNFIVIYTIPIATIRDTRLKSHLETETSTNIYVMPVLKLFAKNDSHRPDGQPVPDKFQTLLQILHRRVVPDLFAEGVAEKIVLYSGGVNRELIRIAKECCRLMRVELRVQQRRGADISQAQIDQTILQEALDSLRNEMSITLGKSDREILEQTYFNYQPDDPKADEFLNLLHSLYVIEYRNKESWYDVHPLLIDQLRIEQRIGG, translated from the coding sequence ATGTCTGAAGCATCTTCGGCCAGCCTTGCCCGTTCCGAGGCCTTCCAAAAAGCCTTCCAAAACTTGCAGCTTCAACCCCTGGTGGCCGACCAAGATTGGAAAAACTTTGGGGTGAGCTACAACGATCGCTGCTTGGCGGAACTGGAGCAGCTCGTGGAAGACAGCACCGAGTCAGACAATCAATTCATCTTTGCGGGCCATCGCGGCTGCGGCAAATCGACGGTGCTGGCGGAATTTGCCAAGATGCTGCGCGATCGCTACTTCACCGTCTTTTTCTCAATTGCTGATTTGATTGAAAGCTACTCAATCAATCACATCAATATTTTGTTCACCATGGCCGTGCAGTTGATGGCCAAGGCAGAAGCCGAGAAAATCGCGATTTCCCCCAGCAAGATCAACGCCTTTCGCAACTGGTTTAAAACCCGCACCCACATTGAAGAAGCATCAGTGAGTGGCGAGGCAGAAGTGGGCTTCGATCTATTTGGCTTGCTCAAAACCAAGCTGAAGACCGATGCCAAAATGCGGGAGGAAATCAAAACTGAATTTTCCAAGGATCTGCGTGATCTAATTGATACGATCAATAACATTGCTACCGAAATTCGGCTGGCTAGCGGTCAACCCATTCTGGCGATTATTGATGATCTAGACAAACTAGAGTTGACGCAAATTGATGAGATTTTCTACCGCAATTTGAAGTCGCTCCTAGAGCCAAACTTCATTGTGATCTACACAATCCCGATCGCCACCATTCGGGACACGCGCCTCAAAAGCCATCTGGAAACCGAAACCAGCACCAATATCTATGTGATGCCCGTGCTGAAGTTGTTTGCCAAAAACGATAGTCACCGGCCCGATGGGCAGCCCGTGCCCGATAAGTTCCAAACGCTATTGCAGATTCTCCATCGCCGGGTCGTGCCAGACCTGTTTGCCGAGGGAGTTGCTGAAAAAATTGTGCTTTATAGTGGCGGAGTCAATCGGGAATTGATTCGGATTGCCAAGGAATGTTGTCGCCTGATGCGGGTGGAGTTGCGTGTGCAACAACGGCGGGGTGCAGACATTAGCCAAGCTCAAATCGATCAGACCATTTTGCAAGAGGCGTTGGATTCGCTCCGCAATGAAATGTCGATTACCCTTGGCAAATCTGATCGCGAAATTCTGGAGCAAACCTATTTCAACTATCAGCCCGATGATCCAAAAGCCGATGAGTTTTTGAATCTCTTGCACAGCTTGTATGTGATCGAATATCGCAACAAAGAAAGTTGGTACGATGTGCATCCTTTGTTGATTGATCAGTTGCGAATTGAGCAGCGGATTGGCGGATGA
- a CDS encoding tetratricopeptide repeat-containing protein — MNPDDRPEITPENDRTYDRLVASLEMGLGQLQVLLARCDHDRQRLAWIERYESELAGQAQPLRARLDAQDPSLHRAVSLALAEAGSALPSLVTVVGAESLGLTGPEPIEKFLGYLQWTREALRELALPIVLWLPSQVWPELPRKAPDFWSWRDGVFLFAVVAQEAATSSEIRPDRLESLPSDSADPVGLSIADLEASLAAAEAELGPTSLAVADLLRQLGDRYADRYKAGRGTGEAIPAEDYFQRAIAIYDTQEPSENLALSLNNLALLYSCQGRYEAAEPLYRRSLAIREQVLGADHAHTAESLNNLAGLYWSQGRYPEAEPLFRRSLEIRERVLGADHPATADSLNDLALLYSCQGRYEAAEPLYRRSLEIYERVLGADHPFTATSLNNLAELYHYQGRYEAAELLYQRSLEIRERVLRADHPNTAQSLNNLAALYESQGRYEAAEPLYRRSLEIRERLLGADHPFTATSLNNLAGLYESQGQYEAAEPLFRRSLEIRERVLGADHPDTAQSLNNLALLYYSQRRYEAAEPLYRRSLEIYERLLGADHPDTAITVWGLADLHRAQQKFELAEPGYLCCLDVFSRSLGDGHPDTQKAQEQFRAFLKQVIKADRTAELSDHPLTQSLLQQLTTLPNP; from the coding sequence ATGAACCCTGACGATCGCCCAGAAATCACCCCCGAAAACGATCGCACCTACGATCGCCTCGTTGCCTCCTTGGAAATGGGACTGGGGCAATTGCAGGTTTTGTTGGCTCGGTGCGACCACGATCGCCAACGGTTGGCCTGGATTGAGCGCTACGAATCCGAGTTGGCGGGCCAGGCGCAACCCCTGCGGGCCCGGCTGGATGCCCAAGACCCCAGCTTGCACCGTGCCGTCAGCCTGGCCTTGGCGGAGGCGGGGTCGGCGTTGCCCAGCCTGGTGACGGTGGTGGGGGCGGAGTCGTTGGGGCTGACGGGCCCCGAGCCGATCGAGAAGTTCCTGGGCTATTTGCAATGGACGCGGGAAGCCTTGCGGGAGTTGGCGCTCCCGATTGTTTTGTGGTTGCCATCACAGGTCTGGCCAGAGTTGCCGAGAAAAGCACCGGACTTTTGGAGCTGGCGGGATGGCGTGTTTTTGTTTGCGGTGGTGGCTCAGGAAGCGGCTACTTCATCAGAGATCCGTCCCGATCGCCTTGAGTCGCTGCCCTCGGACAGTGCCGATCCGGTGGGGCTATCAATCGCCGATCTAGAAGCTTCTTTAGCTGCTGCCGAAGCTGAATTGGGGCCGACCAGCCTGGCCGTGGCGGATCTGCTGCGACAGTTGGGCGATCGCTATGCCGATCGCTACAAAGCAGGCCGGGGGACGGGGGAAGCGATCCCCGCTGAGGACTATTTCCAACGGGCGATCGCTATTTACGACACCCAGGAACCATCGGAAAACCTGGCCCTCAGCCTGAACAACTTGGCATTACTCTACTCATGCCAGGGACGTTACGAGGCAGCGGAACCCCTCTACCGGCGATCGCTGGCGATCCGAGAGCAAGTCCTGGGAGCCGACCATGCCCACACTGCCGAAAGCCTTAACAACTTGGCAGGACTCTACTGGTCGCAGGGACGCTATCCTGAAGCCGAACCCCTCTTCCGGCGATCGCTGGAAATCCGTGAGCGAGTGCTGGGAGCCGACCATCCCGCCACTGCCGACAGCCTCAATGACTTGGCATTACTCTACTCATGCCAGGGACGTTACGAGGCCGCGGAACCCCTCTACCGGCGATCGCTGGAAATCTATGAGCGAGTGCTGGGAGCCGACCATCCCTTCACCGCCACCAGCCTCAACAACTTGGCAGAACTTTACCATTACCAGGGACGATACGAGGCAGCAGAACTCCTCTACCAGCGATCACTGGAAATCCGTGAGCGAGTACTGAGAGCCGACCATCCCAACACTGCCCAAAGCCTCAACAACTTGGCAGCACTCTACGAATCTCAGGGACGGTACGAGGCAGCGGAACCCCTCTACCGGCGATCGCTGGAAATCCGTGAGCGATTGCTGGGAGCCGACCATCCCTTCACCGCCACCAGCCTCAACAACTTGGCAGGACTCTATGAATCCCAGGGACAGTACGAGGCAGCGGAACCCCTCTTCCGGCGATCGCTGGAAATCCGTGAGCGAGTGCTGGGAGCCGACCATCCCGACACTGCCCAAAGCCTCAACAACTTGGCATTACTCTACTATTCCCAGAGACGGTACGAGGCGGCGGAACCCCTCTACCGGCGATCGCTGGAAATCTATGAGCGATTGCTGGGAGCCGACCATCCCGACACCGCTATAACGGTTTGGGGTTTAGCAGACTTACACCGTGCACAACAAAAATTTGAGCTTGCAGAGCCTGGATACCTTTGCTGCTTAGACGTATTCAGTCGAAGTTTGGGTGATGGGCATCCTGACACTCAAAAGGCTCAAGAACAATTTCGAGCCTTCTTGAAACAAGTCATCAAAGCCGATCGCACCGCCGAACTCTCCGACCACCCCCTCACCCAATCCCTCCTACAACAACTCACCACCCTACCCAATCCGTAG